From Streptomyces durmitorensis, a single genomic window includes:
- a CDS encoding CDP-alcohol phosphatidyltransferase family protein, which produces MPRPSVAELRPVVHPAGVKDRRSGEHWAGRLYMREISLRCDRYLVNTRITPNQLTYLMTVAGALAAPALLVPGITGAVLGVIMVQLYLLLDCVDGEIARWRKQYSMAGVYLDRVAAYLCDAAVLVGFGLRAADLWGSGRIDWLWAFLGTLAALGAILIKAETDLVGVARHQQGLAPVKESASEPRSSGMALARRAAGALKFHRLVLGIEASLLILVLAIVDSVRGDLLFSRIGVAVLAGIAMLQTLLHLVSILASSRLK; this is translated from the coding sequence ATGCCAAGGCCATCGGTAGCTGAACTCCGCCCCGTCGTTCACCCCGCAGGGGTGAAGGACCGGCGCAGCGGTGAGCACTGGGCGGGACGCCTGTACATGCGAGAGATCTCGCTGCGCTGCGACCGCTACCTGGTGAACACCAGGATCACGCCCAACCAGCTCACGTACCTGATGACCGTGGCCGGCGCCCTCGCCGCCCCGGCCCTTCTGGTGCCGGGGATCACGGGCGCCGTACTCGGCGTGATCATGGTCCAGCTGTATCTCCTGCTCGACTGCGTCGACGGCGAGATCGCACGCTGGCGCAAGCAGTACTCCATGGCCGGGGTCTACCTGGACCGGGTCGCCGCCTACCTGTGCGACGCCGCGGTCCTGGTCGGCTTCGGCCTGCGCGCCGCCGACCTGTGGGGCTCGGGCCGCATCGACTGGCTGTGGGCCTTCCTCGGGACGCTCGCCGCGCTCGGCGCCATCCTGATCAAGGCGGAGACCGACCTCGTCGGCGTCGCCCGTCACCAGCAGGGCCTGGCGCCGGTCAAGGAGTCGGCCTCCGAGCCGCGCTCCTCCGGCATGGCCCTGGCGCGCAGGGCCGCGGGCGCCCTGAAGTTCCACCGGCTCGTGCTCGGCATCGAGGCGTCCCTGCTCATCCTGGTCCTCGCGATCGTGGACTCGGTCCGCGGCGACCTGCTCTTCTCGCGGATCGGTGTCGCCGTACTCGCCGGCATCGCGATGCTCCAGACCCTGCTGCACCTCGTGTCCATCCTCGCCTCCAGCAGGCTGAAGTGA
- the hpnD gene encoding presqualene diphosphate synthase HpnD, with protein MSRTVESGPNVSAPVLAAYSYCEAVTGQQARNFAYGIRLLPLPKRRAMSALYALSRRVDDIGDGALAPDVKAERLDETRALLARIRKGEVDEDDTDPVAVALAHAATHFPIPLGGLDELIDGVLMDVRGETYETWEDLKVYCRCVAGAIGRLSLGVFGTERGALNVERAPEYADTLGLALQLTNILRDVREDAEGGRTYLPADDLAKFGCSAGFSGPQPPAGSDFAGLVHFEVRRARALFAEGYRLLPMLDRRSGACVAAMAGIYRRLLDRIERDPEAVLRGRVSLPGREKAYVAVRGLSGLDARTISRQTVRRRT; from the coding sequence GTGAGCCGGACCGTGGAGTCAGGCCCGAACGTGTCCGCGCCGGTACTCGCCGCATACAGCTACTGCGAGGCCGTGACCGGACAGCAGGCACGCAATTTCGCGTACGGCATCAGGCTGCTGCCGCTGCCCAAGCGCCGCGCGATGTCGGCGCTCTACGCCCTCTCCAGGCGCGTGGACGACATCGGCGACGGCGCGCTCGCGCCGGACGTCAAGGCCGAGCGCCTCGACGAGACCCGGGCGCTGCTCGCCCGGATCCGCAAGGGCGAGGTGGACGAGGACGACACCGACCCGGTGGCGGTCGCGCTCGCGCACGCCGCGACGCACTTCCCCATCCCGCTCGGCGGGCTCGACGAGCTGATCGACGGTGTCCTGATGGACGTCCGCGGTGAGACGTACGAGACGTGGGAGGACCTCAAGGTCTACTGCCGGTGCGTGGCGGGGGCCATCGGGCGGCTCTCCCTCGGCGTGTTCGGCACGGAGCGGGGGGCGCTGAACGTCGAGCGCGCGCCGGAGTATGCCGACACGCTCGGTCTCGCGCTCCAACTCACCAACATCCTGCGCGACGTTCGCGAGGACGCGGAGGGCGGGCGCACCTACCTGCCCGCCGACGACCTCGCCAAATTCGGCTGCTCCGCCGGGTTCTCGGGCCCGCAGCCACCCGCCGGTTCCGACTTCGCCGGGCTCGTGCACTTCGAGGTGCGCAGGGCGCGGGCGCTGTTCGCCGAGGGGTACCGCCTGCTGCCGATGCTCGACCGGCGCAGCGGGGCCTGTGTGGCCGCCATGGCGGGCATCTACCGACGGCTTCTCGACCGCATCGAGCGGGATCCGGAGGCGGTCCTGCGCGGTCGTGTCTCGCTGCCGGGCCGTGAAAAGGCGTATGTCGCCGTGCGCGGTCTCTCCGGTCTCGACGCACGCACCATCTCCCGGCAGACCGTCAGGAGGCGTACGTGA
- a CDS encoding polyprenyl synthetase family protein: MLDLLGSGPQKSSTGTRGETVPTVPSAESAADTVDVTSLLERGRTLATPVLRSAVDRLAPPMDTVAAYHFGWIDAEGNPSDGDGGKAVRPALALLSAEAAGAAPEVGVPGAVAVELVHNFSLLHDDLMDGDEQRRHRDTVWKVHGPAQAILVGDALFALANEILLEIGTVEAGRATRRLTTATRALIDGQAQDISYEHRERVTVEECLEMEGNKTGALLACAVSIGAVLGGADDRTADTLEKYGYHLGLAFQAVDDLLGIWGDPEATGKQTWSDLRQRKKSLPVVAALAAGGPASEQLGELLAADAKSNDFDSFSEEEFAARAALIEQAGGREWTAEEARRQHTIAIEALDTVQMPDRVRAQLVALADFVVVRKR; encoded by the coding sequence ATGCTCGACCTTCTGGGGTCAGGTCCCCAGAAATCCAGCACCGGAACAAGAGGAGAGACTGTGCCGACTGTGCCCTCGGCCGAATCGGCTGCCGACACGGTGGACGTGACCTCACTGCTCGAGCGCGGAAGGACGCTGGCCACCCCGGTGCTGCGGTCCGCCGTGGACCGCCTCGCGCCGCCCATGGACACCGTCGCCGCCTACCACTTCGGCTGGATCGACGCCGAGGGCAACCCGTCGGACGGCGACGGCGGCAAGGCCGTGCGCCCCGCGCTCGCCCTGCTCTCCGCGGAGGCCGCGGGCGCCGCTCCGGAGGTCGGCGTTCCGGGAGCTGTCGCCGTCGAACTGGTGCACAACTTCTCGTTGCTGCACGACGACCTGATGGACGGCGACGAACAGCGCCGCCACCGCGACACGGTGTGGAAGGTGCACGGCCCGGCCCAGGCCATCCTCGTCGGCGACGCGCTCTTCGCGCTCGCCAACGAGATCCTCCTGGAGATCGGCACCGTCGAGGCGGGCCGCGCCACGCGCCGCCTGACCACCGCGACCCGCGCCCTGATCGACGGCCAGGCGCAGGACATCTCCTACGAGCACCGCGAGCGGGTCACCGTCGAGGAGTGCCTGGAGATGGAGGGCAACAAGACCGGCGCCCTGCTCGCCTGCGCGGTCTCCATCGGCGCGGTCCTCGGCGGCGCGGACGACCGCACCGCCGACACCCTGGAGAAGTACGGCTACCACCTCGGCCTCGCCTTCCAGGCCGTGGACGATCTGCTCGGCATCTGGGGCGACCCGGAGGCCACCGGAAAGCAGACCTGGAGCGACCTTCGCCAGCGCAAGAAGTCACTGCCGGTCGTGGCCGCCCTCGCCGCGGGCGGGCCCGCGTCCGAGCAGCTCGGCGAGCTGCTCGCGGCCGACGCCAAGAGCAACGACTTCGACAGCTTCTCCGAGGAGGAGTTCGCCGCACGCGCCGCCCTGATCGAGCAGGCAGGTGGCCGTGAGTGGACCGCCGAGGAGGCCCGGCGCCAGCACACCATCGCCATCGAGGCGCTCGACACCGTCCAGATGCCGGACCGGGTGCGGGCACAGCTCGTCGCGCTCGCCGACTTCGTCGTCGTACGAAAGAGATGA
- the hpnC gene encoding squalene synthase HpnC, with product MATDDLQLRDASAVLAKAADENFPVAPFFLPRAWRDDLMAVYGYARLVDDIGDGDLAPGGADARYLGVDPEAADDRSALLDAFEADLHRVFDATPRHPLMRALQPTVRRCGLTPEPFLGLIAANRQDQLVARYETYDDLLAYCELSANPVGRLVLGITGTATPERIRRSDAVCTALQIVEHLQDVAEDLGRDRIYLPAEDMKRFHVQERDLAAPTAGASVRALVAYEAERARCLLNEGTPLVGSVHGRLKVLLAGFVAGGRAAVHGIAAAGYDVLPGPPKPTKTRLLREVGAVLRGEG from the coding sequence ATGGCTACGGATGATCTCCAGCTACGCGACGCATCCGCCGTCCTCGCGAAGGCCGCGGACGAGAACTTCCCGGTGGCGCCCTTCTTCCTGCCCCGCGCCTGGCGCGACGACCTCATGGCCGTGTACGGCTACGCCCGCCTGGTGGACGACATCGGCGACGGCGACCTGGCCCCCGGCGGCGCCGACGCCCGGTACCTCGGCGTGGACCCCGAGGCCGCCGACGACCGCAGCGCCCTGCTCGACGCCTTCGAGGCCGACCTGCACCGGGTCTTCGACGCCACGCCGCGGCACCCCCTGATGCGGGCGCTCCAGCCCACCGTGCGCCGTTGCGGCCTCACGCCCGAGCCCTTCCTCGGCCTGATCGCGGCCAACCGCCAGGACCAGCTCGTCGCGCGCTACGAGACGTACGACGACCTCCTCGCCTACTGCGAGCTGTCCGCGAACCCCGTGGGCCGGCTCGTCCTCGGCATCACCGGCACCGCGACCCCGGAGCGGATCCGCCGCTCGGACGCGGTGTGCACCGCCCTCCAGATCGTCGAGCACCTGCAGGACGTCGCCGAGGACCTGGGGCGGGACCGCATCTACCTGCCGGCCGAGGACATGAAGCGGTTTCATGTCCAGGAGCGGGACCTGGCCGCACCGACAGCAGGCGCGTCGGTGCGCGCACTGGTTGCATATGAAGCAGAACGCGCCCGCTGCCTCCTGAATGAAGGCACCCCCCTGGTGGGTAGCGTCCACGGCAGGCTGAAGGTGCTGCTTGCGGGCTTCGTGGCTGGGGGGAGGGCGGCGGTCCATGGGATCGCCGCTGCCGGATACGACGTACTTCCTGGACCGCCGAAACCCACCAAGACGCGATTGCTGCGCGAGGTGGGGGCGGTTCTGCGAGGAGAGGGGTGA
- a CDS encoding glycosyltransferase family 2 protein, translating into MKVGAVIITMGNRPQELRALLDSVAKQDGDPVEVVVVGNGAPVPDVPEGVRTVELPENLGIPGGRNVGIEAFGPGGTDVDILLFLDDDGLLANTDTAQLCREAFAADPKLGIISFRIADPDTGETQRRHVPRLRAADPMRSSRVTTFLGGANAVRTQVMAEVGGLPDEFFYAHEETDLAWRALNAGWMIDYRADMVLFHPTTAPSRHAVYHRMVARNRVWLARRNLPALLVPVYLGVWMLLTLARKPSGPALKAWFGGFKEGWTTPCGPRRPMRWRTVWRLTRLGRPPVI; encoded by the coding sequence CTGAAGGTCGGCGCGGTCATCATCACCATGGGCAACCGGCCGCAGGAGCTGCGCGCCCTTCTCGACTCGGTCGCCAAGCAGGACGGCGACCCGGTCGAGGTGGTGGTCGTCGGCAACGGCGCTCCCGTGCCCGACGTCCCCGAGGGCGTGCGCACCGTCGAGCTGCCCGAGAACCTCGGCATCCCGGGCGGCCGCAACGTCGGCATCGAGGCCTTCGGCCCCGGCGGCACCGACGTCGACATCCTTCTCTTCCTCGACGACGACGGCCTCCTGGCCAACACGGACACGGCCCAGCTGTGCCGCGAGGCCTTCGCCGCCGACCCGAAGCTCGGCATCATCAGCTTCCGCATCGCCGACCCGGACACGGGCGAGACCCAGCGCCGCCACGTCCCGCGCCTGCGCGCGGCCGACCCGATGCGCTCCTCGCGCGTGACGACCTTCCTCGGCGGCGCCAACGCCGTCCGTACGCAGGTCATGGCCGAGGTCGGCGGGCTGCCCGACGAGTTCTTCTACGCCCACGAGGAGACCGACCTCGCCTGGCGTGCGCTGAACGCGGGCTGGATGATCGACTACCGCGCCGACATGGTGCTCTTCCACCCGACGACCGCCCCCTCACGGCACGCGGTCTACCACCGGATGGTCGCGCGCAACCGCGTCTGGCTCGCCCGTCGCAACCTGCCCGCGCTCCTGGTGCCGGTCTACCTTGGTGTGTGGATGCTCCTGACCTTGGCCAGGAAGCCTTCGGGCCCCGCGCTCAAGGCCTGGTTCGGCGGGTTCAAGGAGGGCTGGACGACGCCCTGCGGACCTCGCCGGCCGATGAGGTGGCGTACGGTGTGGCGCCTGACCCGACTGGGCCGACCTCCTGTCATCTGA
- a CDS encoding ABC transporter permease, with amino-acid sequence MSETTHDGGVAVTASPSTPPPDDGLSRADLAAKYGLTVSGARPGLFEYVHQLWGRRHFILAFSQAKLTAQYSQAKLGQLWQVATPLLNALVYFLIFGLILGADRGMPREVYVPFLVTGVFVFTFTQSSVMAGVRAIAGNLGLVRALHFPRASLPISFSLQQLQQLLFSMIVLFIIMIGFGSYPKLSWLLIFPVLALQFLFNTGLAMIMARLGSKTPDLAQLMPFVMRTWMYASGVMFSIPVMLEGKPAWIADILQWNPAAIYMDLMRFALIDGYGSENLPPHVWAVAAGWAVLVAVGGFVYFWKAEERYGRG; translated from the coding sequence GTGAGTGAGACAACGCATGACGGCGGAGTCGCGGTGACAGCATCCCCGTCGACGCCGCCGCCCGATGACGGGCTCTCCCGGGCCGATCTCGCCGCCAAGTACGGTCTGACCGTCAGCGGCGCACGGCCCGGACTTTTCGAGTACGTCCACCAGCTCTGGGGACGGCGCCACTTCATCCTCGCCTTCTCGCAGGCGAAGCTGACCGCCCAGTACAGCCAGGCCAAGCTCGGCCAGCTGTGGCAGGTGGCGACGCCGCTCCTGAACGCGCTCGTCTACTTCCTGATCTTCGGCCTGATCCTGGGCGCCGACCGGGGCATGCCCCGCGAGGTCTATGTCCCGTTCCTGGTCACGGGCGTCTTCGTCTTCACCTTCACGCAGTCCTCGGTGATGGCGGGTGTCCGTGCGATCGCGGGCAACCTGGGCCTGGTGCGCGCGCTGCACTTCCCGCGGGCCTCGCTGCCGATCTCGTTCTCGCTGCAGCAGCTCCAGCAGCTGCTCTTCTCGATGATCGTGCTGTTCATCATCATGATCGGCTTCGGCAGCTACCCCAAGCTGTCGTGGCTGCTGATCTTCCCGGTCCTGGCCCTGCAGTTCCTGTTCAACACAGGCCTCGCGATGATCATGGCAAGGCTGGGCAGCAAGACCCCGGACCTCGCGCAGCTGATGCCGTTCGTGATGCGTACGTGGATGTACGCGTCCGGCGTGATGTTCTCCATCCCGGTGATGCTCGAAGGAAAGCCCGCGTGGATCGCGGACATCCTGCAGTGGAACCCGGCCGCCATCTACATGGACCTGATGCGCTTCGCGCTGATCGACGGCTACGGCTCGGAGAACCTGCCGCCGCACGTCTGGGCGGTCGCGGCAGGCTGGGCCGTGCTGGTCGCCGTCGGCGGCTTCGTGTACTTCTGGAAGGCTGAGGAGCGATACGGCCGTGGCTGA
- a CDS encoding ABC transporter ATP-binding protein: protein MAEDVNVDKTHIPTVIADELHIVYRVNGAKTGKGSATSALSRIIRRGEERGVRKVHAVRGVSFTSYRGEAIGLIGSNGSGKSTLLRAIAGLLPAEKGKVYTDGQPSLLGVNAALMNDLTGERNVILGGLAMGMTREQIRERYQDIVDFSGINEKGDFITLPMRTYSSGMAARLRFSIAAAKDHDVLMIDEALATGDRKFQKRSEARIRELRKEAGTVFLVSHNNKSIRDTCDRVLWLERGELRMDGPTDEVIKEYEKFTGK from the coding sequence GTGGCTGAAGACGTCAACGTCGACAAGACGCACATCCCCACCGTCATCGCCGACGAGCTGCACATCGTCTACCGCGTCAACGGCGCGAAGACGGGCAAGGGCAGCGCCACGTCCGCGCTGAGCCGCATCATCAGGCGCGGCGAGGAGCGCGGCGTACGCAAGGTGCACGCCGTGCGCGGCGTCAGCTTCACCTCCTACCGCGGCGAGGCCATCGGCCTGATCGGCTCGAACGGCTCCGGCAAGTCGACCCTGCTCCGCGCCATCGCGGGCCTGCTGCCCGCCGAGAAGGGCAAGGTCTACACCGACGGCCAGCCCTCGCTGCTCGGCGTGAACGCGGCCCTGATGAACGACCTGACGGGCGAGCGCAACGTCATACTCGGCGGGCTCGCGATGGGCATGACGCGCGAGCAGATCAGGGAGCGCTACCAGGACATCGTCGACTTCTCGGGGATCAACGAGAAGGGCGACTTCATCACGCTCCCCATGCGGACGTACTCCTCCGGCATGGCCGCCCGCCTGCGCTTCTCCATCGCGGCCGCCAAGGATCACGACGTACTGATGATCGACGAGGCGCTCGCGACCGGCGACCGGAAGTTCCAGAAGCGCTCCGAGGCCCGCATCCGCGAGCTGCGCAAGGAGGCCGGCACGGTCTTCCTGGTCAGTCACAACAACAAGTCCATCCGTGACACCTGTGACCGCGTGCTGTGGCTCGAACGCGGTGAGCTGCGCATGGACGGGCCGACCGACGAGGTCATCAAGGAGTACGAGAAGTTCACGGGCAAGTAG
- the hpnE gene encoding hydroxysqualene dehydroxylase HpnE, which yields MRSADESDGHTGRGAAVVVGGGLAGITAALSLADAGLRVTLLEGRPRLGGLAFSFKRGELTVDNGQHVYLRCCTAYRWFLDRVDGAALAPLQERLDVPVLDADRNRLGRLRRTALPVPLHLAASLATYPHLSLAERANVGRAALALKGLDPADPKLDGQDFGSWLAAHGQSARAIEALWDLVGVATLNAVAGDSSLGLAAMVFKTGLLSEPGAADIGWARVPLGDLHDTLARKALDSAGVRTELRTRVTSISRTENGGWRVEVPGEEFDADTVVLAVPQHETHDLLPDGVLDEPDRLLDIDTAPILNIHVVYDRKVLKRPFFAAIGSPVQWVFDRTDASGLTDGQYLALSQSAAQDEIDAPVAALRERYLPELERLLPAAHGAEVRDFFVTRERTATFAPTPGVGRLRPGARTKAPGLYLAGAWTATGWPATMESAVRSGISAADAALRALDRPRDHLFDVEEAA from the coding sequence ATGCGATCGGCTGACGAGTCCGACGGCCATACGGGCCGGGGGGCCGCCGTGGTGGTCGGCGGGGGTCTCGCCGGCATCACCGCGGCGCTGTCCCTCGCCGACGCGGGGCTGCGCGTGACGCTGCTCGAAGGACGGCCGCGCCTGGGCGGGCTCGCCTTCTCCTTCAAGCGCGGCGAGCTGACCGTGGACAACGGCCAGCACGTCTATCTGCGCTGCTGCACCGCCTACCGCTGGTTCCTCGACCGCGTCGACGGCGCCGCCCTCGCGCCCCTGCAGGAACGTCTCGACGTGCCGGTGCTCGACGCCGACCGCAACAGGCTCGGCCGCCTGCGCCGCACCGCGCTGCCCGTGCCGCTGCACCTGGCGGCGAGCCTCGCCACGTATCCGCACCTGTCGCTCGCGGAGCGCGCCAACGTGGGGCGTGCCGCGCTCGCCCTCAAGGGGCTCGACCCGGCCGACCCTAAGCTGGACGGCCAGGACTTCGGCAGCTGGCTCGCCGCGCACGGTCAGTCGGCGCGCGCGATCGAGGCCCTGTGGGACCTGGTCGGCGTGGCCACGCTGAACGCCGTCGCGGGGGATTCGTCGCTGGGGCTGGCCGCGATGGTGTTCAAGACCGGGCTGCTCTCCGAGCCGGGCGCCGCCGACATCGGCTGGGCCCGCGTGCCCCTCGGTGATCTCCATGACACGCTCGCCCGCAAGGCGCTCGACTCCGCGGGCGTGCGAACCGAACTGAGGACACGAGTCACCTCCATCTCCCGTACGGAGAACGGGGGTTGGAGGGTCGAAGTTCCCGGCGAGGAATTCGACGCCGACACCGTCGTGCTCGCGGTGCCGCAGCACGAGACCCACGATCTGCTCCCGGACGGTGTCCTCGACGAGCCCGACCGGCTGCTCGACATCGACACCGCGCCGATCCTCAACATCCACGTCGTGTACGACCGCAAGGTGCTCAAGCGGCCCTTCTTCGCGGCCATCGGCTCGCCGGTGCAGTGGGTCTTCGACCGCACCGACGCCTCCGGGCTCACCGACGGGCAGTACCTCGCGCTGTCCCAGTCCGCCGCCCAGGACGAGATCGACGCGCCCGTCGCCGCGCTGCGCGAGCGCTATCTGCCGGAGCTGGAGCGGCTGCTGCCCGCGGCGCACGGCGCCGAAGTGAGGGACTTCTTCGTGACTCGGGAGCGCACGGCCACGTTCGCGCCGACTCCCGGTGTGGGCCGGCTGCGGCCCGGTGCTCGCACCAAGGCTCCCGGCCTGTACCTGGCCGGGGCGTGGACCGCCACCGGGTGGCCCGCGACCATGGAGAGCGCCGTCCGCAGCGGCATCAGTGCCGCCGACGCGGCTCTCCGTGCACTCGACCGCCCCCGTGACCACCTCTTCGACGTCGAGGAGGCCGCGTGA
- the shc gene encoding squalene--hopene cyclase, giving the protein MTATTDGSTGAVTPRAASASQPLDQAAATAPGPLDAATRAIQRSTAFLLAQQDAQGWWKGDLDTNVTMDAEDLLLRQFLGIRDEKTTRAAALFIRGEQREDGTWATFYGGPGELSTTIEAYVALRLAGDAPDDPHMAKASAWIRDQGGIAESRVFTRIWLALFGWWKWDDLPELPPELIYFPKWLPLNIYDFGCWARQTIVPLTVVSAKRPVRPAPFPLDELHCDARVPNPGKPLAPMGSWDGVFQRLDKALHLYHKVAPRKVRKAAMNSAARWIIERQENDGCWGGIQPPAVYSVIALHLLGYDLEHPVLKAGLASLDRFAVWREDGARVIEACQSPVWDTCLATIALADAGVPADHPQLVKAADWMLGEEIARPGDWSVRRPQLAPGGWAFEFHNDNYPDIDDTAEVILALRRVDHPDRPRMENAIARGVRWNLGMQSKNGAWAAFDADNTSPFPNRLPFCDFGEVIDPPSADVTGHVVEMLAIEGKAHDPRTRRGIEWLLAEQEPDGSWFGRWGVNYVYGTGSVVPALTAAGLPGSHPALRRAVDWLESVQNDDGGWGEDLRSYRYEEWRGHGVSTASQTAWALLALLAAGERDSKAVERGALWLAETQRDDGSWDEPYFTGTGFPWDFSINYHLYRQVFPLTALGRYVNGEPFAGLSAKGG; this is encoded by the coding sequence ATGACAGCGACGACCGACGGAAGCACCGGAGCGGTGACGCCCCGCGCAGCCTCGGCCAGCCAGCCACTCGACCAGGCCGCCGCGACGGCACCAGGGCCGCTCGACGCCGCCACGCGCGCCATACAACGCTCCACCGCATTCCTGCTCGCACAGCAGGACGCCCAGGGCTGGTGGAAAGGTGACCTCGACACGAACGTGACGATGGACGCCGAAGACCTGCTGCTCCGTCAGTTCCTGGGAATCCGGGACGAGAAGACCACGCGCGCCGCCGCGCTCTTCATCCGCGGCGAGCAGCGCGAGGACGGGACCTGGGCCACCTTCTACGGCGGCCCCGGCGAACTCTCCACCACCATCGAGGCGTACGTGGCGCTGCGCCTTGCGGGCGACGCGCCGGACGACCCGCACATGGCGAAGGCCTCCGCCTGGATCCGCGACCAGGGCGGCATCGCCGAGAGCCGGGTCTTCACCCGCATCTGGCTCGCCCTGTTCGGCTGGTGGAAGTGGGACGACCTTCCCGAACTCCCGCCGGAGCTCATCTACTTCCCCAAGTGGCTTCCTCTCAACATCTACGACTTCGGGTGCTGGGCCCGGCAGACGATCGTGCCGCTCACGGTCGTCTCCGCCAAGCGCCCGGTACGGCCCGCGCCCTTCCCGCTCGACGAGCTGCACTGCGACGCGCGCGTACCGAATCCCGGCAAACCCCTTGCGCCCATGGGGAGTTGGGACGGCGTCTTCCAACGGCTCGACAAGGCACTGCACCTCTACCACAAGGTCGCCCCGCGCAAAGTACGCAAGGCGGCGATGAACAGCGCCGCTCGCTGGATCATCGAACGCCAGGAGAACGACGGCTGCTGGGGCGGCATCCAGCCGCCCGCCGTCTACTCCGTGATCGCGCTGCACCTGCTCGGCTACGACCTGGAGCACCCGGTCCTCAAGGCGGGCCTCGCATCGCTCGACCGGTTCGCGGTCTGGCGCGAGGACGGCGCCCGGGTGATCGAGGCGTGTCAGTCGCCGGTCTGGGACACCTGTCTGGCGACCATCGCGCTCGCCGACGCGGGCGTGCCCGCCGACCATCCGCAGCTCGTCAAGGCCGCCGACTGGATGCTCGGCGAGGAGATCGCGCGCCCCGGTGACTGGTCCGTACGCAGGCCACAACTCGCGCCGGGCGGCTGGGCGTTCGAGTTCCACAACGACAACTACCCCGACATCGACGACACCGCCGAGGTCATCCTGGCCCTGCGCCGCGTCGACCACCCGGACCGCCCGCGCATGGAGAACGCGATCGCCCGCGGCGTGCGCTGGAACCTGGGCATGCAGTCCAAGAACGGCGCCTGGGCCGCCTTCGACGCTGACAACACGAGCCCGTTCCCCAACCGGCTGCCGTTCTGCGACTTCGGCGAGGTCATCGACCCGCCGTCGGCCGACGTCACCGGGCACGTCGTCGAGATGCTCGCCATCGAGGGCAAGGCACACGACCCGCGCACCCGGCGCGGCATCGAGTGGCTGCTCGCCGAACAGGAGCCGGACGGCTCGTGGTTCGGCCGCTGGGGCGTCAACTACGTATACGGAACAGGGTCCGTGGTGCCCGCGCTCACCGCGGCAGGACTGCCGGGCTCGCACCCCGCGCTGCGCCGCGCCGTCGACTGGCTGGAGTCGGTACAGAACGACGACGGCGGCTGGGGCGAGGACCTGCGCTCCTACCGCTACGAGGAGTGGCGGGGCCACGGCGTCTCCACCGCGTCGCAGACCGCCTGGGCGCTGCTGGCGCTGCTCGCGGCAGGTGAGCGGGACTCCAAGGCCGTGGAGCGGGGCGCGCTCTGGCTCGCCGAGACGCAGCGGGACGACGGCTCCTGGGACGAGCCGTACTTCACCGGCACCGGCTTCCCCTGGGACTTCTCCATCAACTACCACCTCTACCGGCAGGTGTTCCCGCTCACCGCCCTTGGCCGGTACGTCAACGGGGAGCCGTTCGCGGGCCTCTCCGCCAAGGGGGGTTGA